A stretch of Microbacterium sp. 4R-513 DNA encodes these proteins:
- a CDS encoding DUF4352 domain-containing protein, with protein MGRAGVTTAPAQKAEPAAPSDPVAYPDGVSVRITDVSFAEETAKGPGSFPGRAFARLSLELTNGSSDPIDLGTSVLTLLDKSGTPVQPVYADEADVHDFAGTLSPGGKATAVYAFAVPDDSKSQITLVVDFDAAHTSAVFRGGLE; from the coding sequence GTGGGCCGCGCCGGAGTCACCACGGCCCCGGCCCAGAAGGCCGAGCCGGCGGCGCCCTCGGATCCCGTCGCCTATCCGGACGGCGTGTCGGTGCGGATCACCGACGTGTCGTTCGCCGAGGAGACGGCGAAGGGCCCGGGAAGCTTCCCCGGCCGCGCCTTCGCCCGCCTCAGCCTGGAGCTGACGAACGGGTCGTCCGACCCCATCGACCTCGGGACGTCCGTCCTGACGCTGCTCGACAAGAGCGGCACCCCCGTCCAGCCCGTCTACGCGGACGAGGCGGACGTGCACGACTTCGCCGGGACGCTGAGCCCCGGCGGCAAGGCGACCGCCGTGTACGCCTTCGCGGTCCCCGACGACTCGAAGTCGCAGATCACGCTGGTGGTCGACTTCGACGCGGCCCACACATCAGCCGTCTTCCGCGGAGGCCTCGAGTGA